GCACAGCTTGGATGGCTTAGGATTAAGACTCCACGCCTCCTGTTGGCGCCTGTCCTGTGAACAGTCGGTTATTTCTACCCCGACCTTTGACAATGAACGGACTCTGGCAGTACATCCATCGACATAAAAATCAAATCTGAATATTGCGGAGGGAGTCGATTCTCACAGGCTCCACCAAcctgggggaggggcagagggagggcgTTTCAGGGAAGGGGTTACATCTGAAGCATCATCCAAGATAGCTGGAGCCGGcagcacagtaagatcccaaaCTTCATTCATAGTCCATGTGGGGATCAACTGATCTCAGTCTCTCAGTTAGGAGAGGGGAAGAGATGGCAGGAGTTCCAATCTAATTGTTATTTCCGGGACTCctgcaggagagagtgtgtgcgcgttgTACGTACGTGTGCAGGTGCACACGTGTCAATGTGCACGCATATGCGTGTGCACGCATGCCTAGGGGCAGGAGGCCATGGCAGGACAGGACTCCACTGTTCTGTTCTGCTAGTGGTCAAGTAACTCCCCCCACATccacccaccagccccccaccgccccacccccaacgCCCGCTGTCAACATTCAGGCATAAACTAGGTACTAGGACATGTACCCCTCTGCATGAGCGAACAGCGTTTGGGAAGAGGAGGCCGAGAGACACGTAGCTATAATTCCTCACGCCCTAAGCTACCAACCACTGCAATGCTATGGGAAGGAGTCCCGtggaacccaccccccccccacccccacccccccaccactggtGAGGGAGGTTAAAAATCTCTCCCTCACCCCGTCCCAATGGTGTCTGCGGCCATGCTGACTAGGAAAGATTTTAATCTGATCAGTCAGAATTTGATTCAAACCCAGATGCACAGGGAATCAGGGTCACCTCTGTGCGTTCAAATGACGACTGTGCCATCGGCAGTGAAACTAATGAAAAcagtgcctttttttttaaaaaaaaccagaaATGCATGTTAGCAGCTAACAATACTAATTATGGGGCCTTGCGTGGCTCATGGAAACACTGACTAGCAAGTGAGAGATACTGTCCAGAAAGATCCAGTTAGGTGCTCGCAGGCAGGTTAGCATTAGGGGCCACGAGTGTATTCAGTTTGCTGCCTTCTGCGGTCCAACAGCTCACTGAGTACAGAAAGGTCACTGGGAGCCAGTGAATTAATCGGCAGCTGTGGGACAGAGGAAGGGAGATTATTATACAGGATTGGGGGCTGTGGGGAGAAGAAAGTACCCTggaatttccttttttaaaaaaaaacacccaaaaGACAATGTTACGACCATTCCCGATTTCCATTCACCCTGTGGAATAAAGATTTGGGTGAGTTTGAACTGGCAGGAGGCACAACAAAAGCcagggtgggggagtccagaaacaaggcttaaaaaaaaaatcaggggcACATTTCTCACTGTCAACGAGACTCCATTAGGCGTGGACATCAGCGTTAGCCTAGTGGAGTGCCCTCAGGGTCGACGCTGGTAGTGACACACGGTAAAATACGCCTTGCACCCAGCAACATCAGCACCATCTCCTTCCTCACCAGCTTTCAGCCCCTCCTGGGACCTCGTCAAGTGATGATTTGTGCAGGAGCCCCGACAGTGCGTAGTCGGTGGTTAATCAACCTAGTTGGGGGAAGGGGCAGCACAGACAAGCCAGATCTCACTGTCATTCGATAAAGGGACACACCAACaagcaccccgcccccccaccccagtagcAAGCAAGCTTTACCTAACCCGCGGGGCCCTAGCCCCAGTAGGTGCTGCGTTCTGGATGATGGGAGTGGGGCGCCCACAGGGAATGCACAATCCGCCCCTGGCTTCCGACTTCAAGCGCCTGCCGCGGAGGAGTTCTGAGCACAGATCAGACGCTTTGTTACAGGGGTGGGGGCGCGTAGGGGGCGATGAAGGAGAGGCGCGAGCTCCACGTGGGGGCAAAGATCAGCTTGGGCTGAGTGGCCGTTCGCCTGCATCACCAATCGAAAGACACCCGGGTATAAAATGGAGTTGAGGGGCAACCTTCTACACTGAAAGGGGCgggggaaggggcggggggggggggggggggggaggaaacaAAACAGGTAACCTAGAAAGGGCGAATGCTTAACGTCATCGGATGACATTCCTCAGTCACGGGTATCTGTTTAAAATCACAGGCCCCGCTTTGCAAAATCGGAGACGGGAATATCGCACAGAGAACGCCAAGTTTTCATCTGCCAGCGTCCACGGTTTTATAGAAAAACGCACATTTTCATTTCTCGTACAAGCACCAGACAGCCATCTTGTATCACAATGGCGGAATCGGTCTGGGAGTGAAATGCTTTGTCTCCCTCCTCTCGGCACTGGTGTGCCACCCAGAGAGAAGAACGGGAAACCTGTAGTCCAGGCCGGCAGTGGCATCATTCTCGCCTGCGGGGAGCCGATCGGCCGCTGTGGTTTGTGTAAAAGGCAGGCTTAAAAAATACCTTTCTCCCTCGctcgcgcgcgcacacgcacacggcTTACCCTTAGCGCGACTGGCAATCTAACCCCCCCTCCCGAACCCCTCCTGGAGAAAGGATAACAGTCGGCGCCAGTAAGTTATTTACAGGTCGCCCTCGGGGAATCCGTAGAAGGACTCTGCGTCACTGTCCGCCTCAAAGAGCCTGGTCAGCAGCTTGGGGTCGAAGGCCACCGCAGGAGGGGCCTCGCCGCCGCACTCGTCCAGCTTCCCGCTCAGGTCCAGCTGCTCCTGCAGGAAGCTGACCAGCTCCTCCTGGGCCTCCACCTTCTGCTGCACCGAGGCGGGCTGGCCGCCGGGGCCTGGCAGCACGCTGGCCAACAGGAAGGACTGCTGCACCACGTCTGTGTTGGCGCCGACGAACTCGGCCACTTCGGCCACCCAGTTGAGGAGGGACTGCAGCACGTCGCCATACACGTCGCGGTAGCACCGGGCCTCCCGGGAGTACTCGGCCCAGCGCTTCTGCAGGAAGTTCCGGAAGGTCTGGCTGATGCACATGTCGAGGGGCTGGACGCGCGAGGTGCAGCCCCTGGGGATGACGAGCGGCAGCGAGTTGCAGCGGCTCAGGTCGTCGATGAAGTCGTCCGACAGGTGCCGGCGGGAGCTGTCCAGCACCAGCATGCTCCGGCTGTAGTGTGCGGCCATGTGCCGGCGCCACACCTTGGCGAGCCACAGTTCCAACACCTCGGCCTCACTGTGCCCCGCCTCCTTCACCTCCAGCAGGATGCCCCGTGGCACTTTCAGCCAAGGCGGCAGACCCCCCCTGGAGAAGATCATGGTGGGCAGCAGGTTGCCGTCAGCCAGAATGGTGAAGATGATCACAAACTGCGGCTGCCCGGTCCCGGTCACCCCGAAGCTGCCTGGGGTGCCCTCGGGCCGGCGCAGGGCCTCCGGGTCCAGGAAAATCGGGATCTCATCCATGTTGCCAATCATGCGGTGCGGGAAGTCCCGTCCAGTGATCTGCTGCTGGGCAAACTCGACAAAGCTCTGGATgttctcctccatctccctcggCAGCTTGCGGGCCACGGTGATCTTGGCGTAGGCGATGAGGTTGTGCCGCAGCAGGAAGCCCACCGCCCAGAGGCAGGAGTCGTCGTCGTCGCCGCTGCCTGGGCCTGAGCCTGAGCCCGGGGAGCCCAGCAGCTCAGAGAGCCTCTGCAGGAAGGTTTCCTCAGTGAGAGGGAgctgcccctccctctgcaccagcACCCACTCCACCAGCTGCTCCTCGGCctcaggggagaggaggagagaggctcCGGTCTCGCCGTCAACGCTCAGGAGGTCAAGCTGCTGCGCGCACTCGTTCAGTAACTGCTCCACCTGGCTCCGGGATGCGCCGTACCTTTCAGTAGCAGCCTGCATGCCGCAGCACAAGGCATGTAGCACCACCCTGAATTCATGTTTCGACAACGATTTCCTTGTTGAGGGCAAATCTACTTGCTGACTCTCAGCATCGTCTTCTCCCTTAGACAACTCGTTCTCTGCAATGCACACTGAACTCGAATCGCATTTATCCTCATTTTCAATGTCCTCTGCACTCAAACTCCTCTTATCATTTTCAACGACTTCTGGACTCAAACTCCCCTTATCCTTTTCAATGTCCTCTGGACTCAAACTCCTCTTGTCCTCTTCAACGCGCCCTGGACTCGAGCTCCTCTTGTCCTCTTCAATGGCCCGTGGACTCAAACTCCTCTTGTCCTCTTCGACGTACACCGGGCTTGAATTGTTCTTATCCTCTGCGATGTATATGGGACTCGAATTGTTCTTCTGCTCTGCCACATATTCTGGACTTGAATTGTTTTTATCCTCTGCGATGTATATGGGACTTGAACTGCTTTTATCTTCTTCCACATAGATTGGACTCGGAGCCTCTTTACCATTACTGGCAGCCGTCGGAAGCGGAGGTGATGTGGCGACGGGTGGTCGGGAACAGATCTTTGCGTTGATGTAGTTGGTGGAGCAGACAGTGCTCAGTCTTACAGTTTTAACTTGCTGAGTCCTACAAGAAGGAAAGAACCAGAAGAGATTCAACATTTCTTAGTCTCCCTTCTGTGCGACATTTCAGTTGGGGGAAGGAACAAATACAGGGCACCCGACAGCTTGCTAAATGACAGTTCCCAATTTTGAGCAGAATCTGCGACCAACATTGTGTCTGTAGCTGGGGATATGGTGACTCATTTTACCTGCCACCCACTTCTCACCCAATGAAGTAACCTTGACCagaatctcaccccctctctcccaatCCTCTCCGAATGAGGCAAACCAGGCAAGGATACGCTGCCATCAACGCCAGACTTTCTCTGGTACTAGAGTGGCAGTGTCCACACGTGGAGGGGAAGGGGACTCTCGCACCATGTGTAGGGCATTGCAGCAGCGGTCCGCTGAGGCTGCACGTCCACTTTTCCATCAGCTGTGACTGAACAAGGGATCAGGGAAGGGTGCTCGATTCACCCCCCCAAAACCTTCTTCTAGCCTGGGGACATGCGACACTGATCGCAGACCCTATGACAGCTCCTCCCCAATCCTGTTTAACCCAGTTTTCAGCAAGCTCAGGGACTCTCCGTCCCCACATGCCCACCCTCCCACGAAAAGCGAGTAAATTCCATTTCAATCCAGCGTGTACTTACGTGGTGGTGGAGTTCTGAACTTCGCTGACAGGTGGACCTACAGAAGGGGAGAGGCATATTCAGAAATCAAATGGGTTCTGCATAGGCTTGAAACACATTTTACATCCACTCAGTGACCATCAGAGAAATGACAGCAGAGAAGGGACCCTTCTAGACCATTAAAAGTTACATGATTAGTTGTCAGGCTGCTTTCTTGCTCGAATTCATAACTCCCCAAACTGTGGGTCGTGACCCCCAGCGGGGTCACAAGACGAGATTTCGGGGTCGCAAGCTCCAAAGCAGCAATGGCTGCCGTGGAGCTCTGGCTGATATCTGACACCTTTAAACCCtcgtttttttttttactattggTGGACATTGCCTCATGGACTACTCTCTCAGGcctattgcaaaaaaaaaaaataagcctGTGAATTGGTAGGTGTTCGTTTTTTTAGTGGAAACCCTGTCATCTTATCCCAATTATCCCAAAGCCCAACTCCTGTTCCTGTAGATGCATGGAGGCCATCCTACTTATTATACAACCTAGCTGGGTTACTGGAACTTCCCTTCCAGAATTCAGAAGGCAAATAGTTCGGTTGTTGGGTACCACTGTTTTATAATCACTGATGGCCCCATATTAAGCATCAGGAAGGCTACAACACTGATCATACCTTCTGCTGGATCATACAAAGCACaagattgtgtgtcacttttccatgCATGCTTGCCATTCTGTTGCATTTTTTAAACTCTTAGCCTCATAAAGGGAGTATGTTTTTCTTAAATGGCAAAACTTTACACGTTTCTTAAGGTAGCGCCTCTTTAAAGCTAAGTTTCCCTCTCACGCTGATCGGTGCCATTGAGGATGCATGCCAAGGTGCACGTCTGAAGTAATCAGTCATATGTTAATAGTATCCAAGCCAGCTGGTGAAGCCGAAACCAATACActgagcttttctttattgagagagtttattgacttgttcagtctcacagctctccttccacaccacccagtgtcccagctgtctcCTACTTATACGTGCTCAAAGACAACTAATACCCATGTTTTTCCTAAccttaatgatgacattaagagaCCTTAACGTTAATTAACAAGCATTAACCAGCATAAACCGGTGTAAAGGCACAGGGACATTCATAGCTCAGCTCTCCTCCTTATTCTGCCTGAGCATTAACTGCAAAGTGGAGGGGTCTTGAAGCCGCTCAAACTTACCGCCATGACAAAGCAGTAGTAACCAAAAATGTTTTTCAAACACTGTCAGCTGCCACTTGATACTCCAGCAGCCTGGGTTCCTGCGCGAGGCCCATGAGGATAATGAGCAGTGAAAGCATCCTCAATTCCCTGGCAGTGACCtactaccaccccacccccgagaCCACAATAATTCCCTCACTACAGCGACGCACATCGGTTTGGCTCACCCGCAGTTGGGTATCAGTCAGATGGGCGCGCTGTGTGAAACCAGGCAACTAATGTTACTAACTGTAGGCCGAGGGGGACAGCTTTACAAAAAGCCAAGGTCACGTCGGTGGAGATGGAACCGATTTTGTCCCCACTCACTCTTCCTTGGCCACCATTGGAGGTCCATTCTCAACTTTGATCTCTCACTGTACTTGACTCTTGGGGAACATACGAATTAGAGGCAGGAGCAGGCCtatcggccccttgagcctactcccccattaaataagaacatggctgatctgagtgtagcttcaactccacattccacctacccccccacccccccccataacatttgacttccttgttagtcaagaatctatctacttctgctttaaaaatattcaacggcCCAGCCTCCAACGTTCTCTGGgtaagagttccacagactctcaaccctcagaggaaaaaattcctcctcatctccatattaagtgggagactccttatttttaaaccgtgcccccgagttctagtctctcccacaagatgaaacattctttcagcatctgccctgtcaaagcCCCTCAGGGTCTgacacgtttcaataagatcacctctcaatctccaacggatacaggcccaacctgtcctcgTAAGACAAGCCCCACCATTCTAGGTCGCAGTCGATACCAGAATCTGGGGTATTGGCTTCTCGTTCTGTGTTCAGTGCTCCTTGCTGTTCCTTTGTAATCAGATAGTGCGGGGACAAATGGactcctgcctccacctccctcttTGATTGACAACTTGCCCTTGGCCTGACCCCGAGAGAACTGGGCTTGTAAACAAAATGCCCTAGATGTTTGCGAGGATATCACATGCAAACACAGAGGATGCATTCAACAGTGCTGATGGCAGACGGGCGGTTAGGTACCCGACCTGGGCCCCACCCGACTGACAGCTGTGCTGGCAAATATTTTTAACCCTTTCCTCACCCGGACTTTCATCTTTCCTCCCCTTTTCCGCGCTGGAATGCTGCACAccgccactctcctcctcttcgaTTTCAAAATCGGGGGTTGCAAGCCTCGGCTCGGAGACTGGCGTCGGTTCCTCCACCACTTTGGCTGCTTTCCCCTTACGGTCCCCCACTGCATAGACGGAGGAGACAAAAAGCAAAAGGGAGGGACGTGAAAACGTAAGAAGAAAAAAAAGCAGCGCTGGCGCCAGTTACAAACCGCAGCCGATCGGACAAGGCTGCAGCTGATGTTTAACCTGATCGGGGGCATCACTGAGTGAGTATCACAGGCTGTGCTTGGAGGTTCAGAAAGTAGTAAGCACCTTTGTATACCCACTCATAGTTACAGACAATAACTCGAGCTGCTATCCCTCTGCACCCAGGCAATAGGAACCTTTTAAGCCACGGCCTCTGAAGCAGAGTTtgctggcagagcaggctcaaaagttAAATGGCCTAACACTTGCTCCTTTTTCTTACCGCAGAGTTTTAatggcacagagggaggccattcagcccatcgtgtctgcactggctctccaaatgagcattatgatctagggccgctgccctgccttttccccgtgcgttgtttctattcaaataatcatctaatgccctcttgaattatGTTCTTATTCGAGTCTCTGAGGTGCAGGGTATAACCAAATTCATGGCTGCGGCAGAATTAACTGCATTCCAAAAGCTGTGAAATTCGTTTCCTCTCATCTCCATTGTACTGACGTTCTGGAAACATGAGGAATCTCTCAGTAAAGCCTTGGACTGACTCCATGCTGCCCCACCAAAACCCAGGGCACTCAGAGTCTCTTGCATGCTTATAGTTCTCATTTGAATGGTGTGTCTCCGGGCAAGGGCTGTCTCTAAGGTCTCTTAACACAGCTGTTTGACGTGCACTTAGACCATAAGAAGAccacaagaaaaggaatttgtggaatgtctacgagatggctttttggagcagcttgtggtggagcccaatagggaacaggcaattctagatttagtgatgtggtaatgaggcagatttgataagggagcttaaggtgaaggaacccttaggaggaagtgaccataatgtgatagaatttaccctgcaatttgagaggaaaaagctggaatcagatgtaacggtattacagttgaataaaggtaactacagaggcgtgagggagaagctggccagaacagactgggagatgagcctagcaggaaatacagtggaacagcaatggcaggagtttctgggagtaatttgggagacacagcaaaaattcatccctaggaagaagaagcatgctaaagggaggacgaggcaaccatggctgacaagggaagtcagggacagcataaaagctaaagagaaagcatacaatgcgacgaagagcagtgggaaactagGGGATTtgaaagcctacaaagaccaacagaggactactaaaaaagaaataaggaaggagaagattaaatatgagggtaaactagccagtaatataaaagaagattgtaagagttttttttaagatatataaagggtaagagagaggcaaaagtggacactgggcggctggaaaatgacgctggagaagtagtaatggggaacaaagaaatggcggaggaactgaataggtactttgcatcagtcttcacagtggaagacacgagtgacatccccaaagttcaagagagtcggggggcagaggtgagtatggtggccattaccaaggagaaggtgctaggaaaactgaaaagtctgaaggtggataaatcacctggaccagatggataagagttctgaaggagatagctgaagagatagtgcaggcattagtggtgatctttcaggaatcactggagtcagggaggatcccagaggactggaaaatcgctaatgtaacccccctgtttaagaagggagtgaggcaaaagacgggaaattacaggccgattagcctgaccttggtcgttggtaagatttgagTCCATTATcaaggatgagatttcaaaatacttggaagtgcatggtaaaattgggcaaagtcagcatggtttcatcaaggggaggtcatgcctgacaaatctgttagaattctttgaggaggtaacgagtaggttagacaaaggagagccaaaggatgttatctacttggacttccagaaggcctttgacaaggtgccgcaaaggaggctgctcagtaagataagagcccatggtgttagaggcaaggtactagcatggatagaagattggctgtctggcaggaggcatagagtggggataagggggtccttcacaggatggcagccggtgactagtggagttccgcaggggtcagtgttgggaccacaacttttcactttgtacattaatgatctagatgaagaaactgagggcatcctggctaagtttgcagatgatacaaagataggtggagggacaggtagtattggggaggctgcagaaggattaggacaggttaggagaatgggcaaagaagtggcagatggaatacaacatggggaagtgtgaggtcatgcactttggtaggaagaatagaggcatagactattttctaaatggggagagaattcagaaatctggtgtgcaaagagacttgggagcCCCAGTCCaaaattctcttaaggttaacttgcaggttgagtcggtagttaggaaggcaaatgcaatgttggtatttatttcgagaggactacaatataaaagcagggttgtgctgttgaggctttataaggctctggtcagaccacatttagaatattgtgagcaattttgggccccttatctcaggaaggatgtgctggccctggagagggtccagaggaggttcacgagaacgatcccaggaatgaaaggcttaacatttgaggaatgtttgaagactctgggtctatactcaagggagtttagaaggatgaggggggatctgattgaaacttacagaatactgaaaggcctggatagaatggacgtggggaagatgtttccattagtaggagagactaggacccgagggcacagcctcagagtaaagggaagaccttttagaacagagatgaggagaaacttctttagccagagagtggtgaatctatggaattcattgccacagaaggctgtggaggccaggtcactgagcgtatttaagactgagatagataggttcttgattggtaaggggatcaaaggttacggggagaaggagggacaatggggttgagaaacttatcagccatgattgaatggcagagcagactcgatgggccttatgacctaatttctgctcctatgtcttatggtgtcTCTGGTCAAGGGCTCTTTCTAAGGTCTCTTAACATAGCTGCGTGAGATGCACTTGAAACAAATAATGGGTTCACAGTTGGTGGACATGATTAACCTCAAACCTGAAGCTCTAGAAATTTTATCTCTCCCCGGACTCAGCAACCAAAGGGAGTCACAGGCCCAGGAACACTCCAGAGGCTGCAACAGGCAAACACTAGGACTGAAAAGCTGATCTCTAACTGCTCAACAGCTGCTCGCTACAGGGAGCCAGggaatgtgaaagagagagagagcgcgtgagagagtgagggcaggcagtgagagagagcgcgtgaaagAGAGTGCACGAGGGGGGCAGGCAGagcaagggagagtgagagagagagctcgtgaggggggcaggtggagcgagagagagggagagaaagcagagagagggagagaaagcagagagagggagagaaagcagagagagagagaaagcagagagagagggagagtgtgagagagacaatgagagaaacaGAGGAGTGGTAGGTCAGTGCAATTATCATTTCAGGTGGACCTTCCGTGAGTGAAGTGttaactattttttttaaacatctcGAGAACAAACCTTTGTTTTTGCATATTTGTAATCAAGGGAACTAGGATAAATGTAACTTCTGTACATTCCTAGGTGCCCCAAAGTTCCTGAGAGGCTGTGCTACAGGTGAACAGCTTATTTAGGCAGGTAGTTATGATGACAGAAAAGTCTGGCCCGGATCTCGCTGGAGGAGCTGTGCTGCTTACCTGAAAACGTCACAAAACAACAGGGTCCATGTCCTGGGTTTTGATCCAGGTGCTGGGCCATCTCATCTCCATCACCCGTCTCGACAGCAAATGTGCAGGATGTGCAAACGAGTAGAATGGCACTGTCAAGAAACAGAGGTTAGTCCCGATGCCGAGGGATGTCACTCTCCATAAATTATATCGTTCATCAAAGAGCAAATTAAACCACAAGAGTACAGCTTGAGTTATTGACCATGTCTCAGTGGGCAGCTCCCTCACaccgagtcagaaggttgtgtgttcaagtccccactccagagacttgaacccataatcCAGGCCAGCATTCGCAGtaccagtgctgagggagtgccgcattgtcggagggttagtactgagggagcgccgcgctgtccgagggtcagtactgagggagtgccgcactgtcggagggtcagcactgagggagtgccgcactgtcggagggtcagtactgagggagcgccgcactgtcggagggtcagcaatgagggagcgccgcactgtcggagggtcagcactgagggagtgccacaatgtcggagggtcagcactgagggagggccacaatgtcggagggtcagcactgagggagggccgcactgtcggagggtcagcactgagggagtgctgcactgtcggagggtcagcactgagggagcgccgcactgtcggagggtcagcactgagggagtgctgcactgtcggagggtcagcattgaggtagtgctgcactgtcggagggtcagtactgagggagcattgcactgtcaaaggtgtcatctttcagattaaacattaacatgaggtcctgtctgccctctcaaatggatgtaaaaggtcccattgCCACTACTGGAAAAAGAGCAGTGGTGGGAGgagttctcctcagtgttccGGGACCAATATCTATCCCACAAACATATCCCTAAgaacagatgatctgggtcattatcacattgctctttgtgggagcttgctgtatgaaAATTGGctcccacatttcctacattacaacagtgatcacacTTCGAAAATAATTAcatggctgtgaagcactttgggatgtcctaaggctgtgaaaggcgctagaggaatgcaagttcttccttacCATCTGCCCTCTACTGCATCACCCATACTGTACATAAAGCGAACTGTTGGCGCGAGTCCACAGATTGTTGAGGGTTCAGAAACAAGAGCATCGGGTAGTACCTCTCCATTGAACACCGAGTTTGGCAGCACAGTGCAACATAAGGGAACAGCAACCGGTGGTACACCAGGAATGGTGGTTTACACCCATAACCGTCATCAGCTTCCCCACAGGAACAGgttggactgcagctgttcaagaaggcagctcaccaccaccttctcaaggggcaattagggataggcattaAATGCTGGGCTCAGCCAGCGGTACCCACGTCCcttgaatgaatgaaaatggTGAGAAACAGCGCCTCGTGGTGTCTAATATAACTTCACCCATGCGACTATTATTAATATCCAGACAGCGTGACAGTGgggtggattggggagggggggaggggtgccgGTCAACAGAGTCCACTCTCTCCTCACAAGTGCACTCACACACTAGCATTTCCAGCAAGGTTTACTGGACAGCAACCGGGCGTGGCGACCGCGGGCCATTTTACCACCTCCAGCTCGAGGAACAGATGGCCTCGGTAACAGGACACTGGTGGCATCTGCTGGCATCGGGATATCACAAGccaatttcccccccccccgtccAGACGCCCGCAGCGCGTCCAGTGCTTTTAATGCTGCTAATCACACGTAGACTGTCGGACcgagacaatttttttttttacagtaacTCCTTTCTCAGCGTAGCGCAGTGTGGGACGGGGGCGAAAA
This portion of the Carcharodon carcharias isolate sCarCar2 chromosome 36 unlocalized genomic scaffold, sCarCar2.pri SUPER_36_unloc_1, whole genome shotgun sequence genome encodes:
- the pogzb gene encoding pogo transposable element derived with ZNF domain b isoform X1 gives rise to the protein MADTDLFMECEEEELEPWQLIEDDVVDDTGGGMLLSATNNSSTGIKPGVAPASIGDLQNNEVEKKTMLAVLSSNSNVGGPLMNSGGQPLIVAQNPPGLGSQMTVPPMYSPTAMQVLQETKTGATSNVSGQPIFITTQGFTMKDLRSVQNPVGIVLNVQGGQGTVPYQTKPLTLVPGMWSSAPAATQFVKSAVGVPQLWSPVTSIRPATNAFPVNFLQNTNLIRLKATESVNPEIRPKSEEVVKSSVLPPVQITTTTTTSATPPQIIHKNAFNHATPFKLPESNMNNGVPIPMDCPKCNIHFNIMESLKVHMAYCCPQLLNPPTPSKTPQQQPHPAPAPPPPPPPPPPPPPTPPIVQQQPSVKLAEPSQGKLIMLVDDFYYGRDEGSTYQMLQEMKTSTTFRCLSCLKRLKNNIRFMNHMKHHLELEQQNEDTIENHTTCQHCFRQYATPFQLQCHIENVHSPYETTTKCKICELAFETEQLFLQHMKDTHKPGEMPYVCQVCEYRSSVYLEVDNHFRMIHEDTKNLLCPYCFKVLKNSSAYQQHYMKHQKKSVYPCNKCRLQFISAKEKMEHKVEHHKTFKKPKQLEGLQPGTKVTIRTSMGQARAAGGPVQEIPTRKVYPPVLPAKVQEAPACSTVHKVAPVPKPVPKAEKRKAVERMSPLLMDMQEIRKLYGNQVCLECNIDITNVSSISNHFPTYVHCSRCRYSTSCSRAYADHMISYHTQRGKPKYLMFGKVKKSAILLVCTSCTFAVETGDGDEMAQHLDQNPGHGPCCFVTFSVGDRKGKAAKVVEEPTPVSEPRLATPDFEIEEEESGGVQHSSAEKGRKDESPGPPVSEVQNSTTTTQQVKTVRLSTVCSTNYINAKICSRPPVATSPPLPTAASNGKEAPSPIYVEEDKSSSSPIYIAEDKNNSSPEYVAEQKNNSSPIYIAEDKNNSSPVYVEEDKRSLSPRAIEEDKRSSSPGRVEEDKRSLSPEDIEKDKGSLSPEVVENDKRSLSAEDIENEDKCDSSSVCIAENELSKGEDDAESQQVDLPSTRKSLSKHEFRVVLHALCCGMQAATERYGASRSQVEQLLNECAQQLDLLSVDGETGASLLLSPEAEEQLVEWVLVQREGQLPLTEETFLQRLSELLGSPGSGSGPGSGDDDDSCLWAVGFLLRHNLIAYAKITVARKLPREMEENIQSFVEFAQQQITGRDFPHRMIGNMDEIPIFLDPEALRRPEGTPGSFGVTGTGQPQFVIIFTILADGNLLPTMIFSRGGLPPWLKVPRGILLEVKEAGHSEAEVLELWLAKVWRRHMAAHYSRSMLVLDSSRRHLSDDFIDDLSRCNSLPLVIPRGCTSRVQPLDMCISQTFRNFLQKRWAEYSREARCYRDVYGDVLQSLLNWVAEVAEFVGANTDVVQQSFLLASVLPGPGGQPASVQQKVEAQEELVSFLQEQLDLSGKLDECGGEAPPAVAFDPKLLTRLFEADSDAESFYGFPEGDL